A single Streptomyces sp. Edi2 DNA region contains:
- the clpS gene encoding ATP-dependent Clp protease adapter ClpS, which yields MLRPHRCTLSVPVETERPQSSEAPFEVPEPDVPWVTIVHNDPVNLMSYVSYVFQSYFGYSKDKAHQLMLDVHHKGRAVVSSGSREEMERDVQAMHGYGLWATLQQDRR from the coding sequence ATGCTCCGGCCGCATCGCTGCACCCTCAGTGTCCCGGTCGAGACCGAGCGCCCCCAGTCGAGCGAGGCACCCTTCGAGGTCCCCGAACCCGACGTCCCGTGGGTCACGATCGTCCACAACGATCCGGTGAACCTCATGAGCTACGTCTCGTACGTCTTCCAGTCGTACTTCGGCTACTCCAAGGACAAGGCCCATCAGTTGATGCTCGACGTCCATCACAAGGGCCGCGCGGTGGTCTCCAGCGGCAGCCGCGAGGAAATGGAGCGCGACGTGCAGGCCATGCACGGCTACGGCCTGTGGGCGACCCTCCAGCAGGACCGCCGATGA
- a CDS encoding nicotinate phosphoribosyltransferase, protein MNTADLGLPVAVPSTALFTDQYELTMLQAALRSGTADRHSVFEVFTRRLPEGRRYGVVGGTGRVLDAVENFRFDETILGFLRERAILDEPTLAWLADFRFRGDIWGYPEGEVYFPGSPIMRVEGTFAEAVLLETVILSILNHDSAVAAAASRMSVAAGARPLMEMGARRTHELGAVAASRAAYVGGFHTTSDLAAGFRYGIPTVGTSAHAFTLLHDTERDAFTAQVDSLGGGTTLLVDTFDVEEAVRTAVEVAGPGLGAVRIDSGDLLLIAHRVRQQLDELGATKTKIVVTSDLDEYAIASLAAAPVDAYGVGTQLVTGSGHPTCSMVYKLVARADSEAPGAPLRPVAKKSMGAKSSLGGRKWAARRLDEDGVATAEVIGTGPVPAELADRQLLVPLVSGGTVVAREPLDAARARHIAARDRLPLSATQLSRGEPVLATEYV, encoded by the coding sequence ATGAACACAGCAGACCTGGGGCTGCCGGTGGCCGTGCCGTCGACTGCGCTCTTCACCGACCAGTACGAACTCACCATGCTGCAGGCCGCGTTGCGGTCCGGCACCGCGGACCGGCACTCGGTCTTCGAGGTCTTCACCCGCCGGCTTCCCGAGGGCCGCCGCTACGGCGTGGTGGGCGGCACCGGCCGGGTGCTGGACGCGGTGGAGAACTTCCGCTTCGACGAGACGATCCTCGGCTTCCTGCGCGAGCGCGCCATCCTCGACGAGCCGACGCTGGCGTGGCTGGCGGACTTCCGCTTCCGCGGCGACATCTGGGGCTACCCGGAGGGGGAGGTCTACTTCCCGGGCTCCCCGATCATGCGGGTCGAGGGCACCTTCGCCGAGGCGGTCCTCCTGGAGACGGTGATCCTCTCGATCCTCAACCACGACTCCGCGGTGGCCGCGGCCGCCTCCCGGATGTCAGTGGCGGCGGGCGCGCGCCCGCTGATGGAGATGGGCGCCCGGCGCACCCATGAGCTCGGCGCGGTGGCCGCGTCCCGTGCCGCCTACGTCGGCGGCTTCCACACCACCTCCGACCTGGCGGCCGGCTTCCGCTACGGCATCCCCACCGTCGGCACCAGCGCGCATGCCTTCACCCTGCTCCACGACACCGAGCGGGACGCCTTCACCGCGCAGGTCGACAGCCTGGGCGGCGGGACGACCCTGCTGGTGGACACCTTCGATGTCGAGGAGGCGGTACGCACCGCGGTGGAGGTGGCAGGACCCGGTCTCGGCGCCGTCCGGATCGACTCCGGCGATCTGCTGCTGATCGCCCACCGGGTGCGCCAGCAGCTCGACGAGCTGGGCGCCACCAAGACCAAGATCGTGGTCACCAGCGACCTGGACGAGTACGCCATCGCCTCGCTGGCCGCCGCGCCGGTGGACGCGTACGGCGTCGGCACCCAATTGGTGACCGGCAGCGGGCACCCGACCTGCTCGATGGTCTACAAGCTGGTCGCCCGCGCCGACAGCGAGGCGCCCGGCGCCCCGCTGCGGCCGGTCGCGAAGAAGTCGATGGGCGCCAAGAGCTCGCTCGGCGGCCGCAAATGGGCCGCGCGCCGGCTCGACGAGGACGGTGTGGCCACCGCCGAGGTCATCGGCACCGGGCCGGTCCCGGCGGAGCTGGCCGACCGGCAGCTGCTGGTGCCGCTGGTGAGCGGCGGCACGGTGGTGGCCCGCGAGCCGCTGGACGCCGCCCGCGCCCGGCATATCGCCGCCCGCGACCGGCTGCCGCTGTCGGCTACCCAGCTCTCCCGCGGCGAGCCCGTGCTGGCGACCGAGTACGTCTGA
- a CDS encoding isochorismatase family protein has product MHRALIVVDVQNDFCEGGSLAVAGGADVAAAITDLIGQTAGGCYRHVVATRDHHIDPGGHFSATPDYETTWPVHCVAGTEGSGFHPNFAPALASGAIDAVFDKGAHAGAYSGFEGADENGTPLADWLHAHRVSEVDVVGIATDHCVRATALDAIRAGLRTHVLLDLTAGVAAHTTERALEELRAAGAELTGKPVVLGG; this is encoded by the coding sequence ATGCACCGGGCATTGATCGTCGTTGATGTGCAGAACGACTTCTGCGAGGGCGGCAGCCTCGCGGTGGCGGGAGGTGCGGATGTGGCGGCGGCGATCACCGATCTGATCGGCCAGACGGCCGGCGGCTGCTACCGCCATGTCGTGGCCACCCGGGACCACCACATCGATCCCGGCGGCCACTTCTCCGCCACCCCCGACTACGAGACCACCTGGCCGGTGCACTGCGTGGCCGGCACGGAAGGCAGCGGCTTCCACCCCAATTTCGCCCCGGCGCTCGCCTCCGGCGCCATCGACGCGGTCTTCGACAAGGGGGCCCACGCCGGCGCCTACAGCGGTTTCGAGGGCGCGGACGAGAACGGCACCCCGCTCGCGGACTGGCTGCACGCGCACCGCGTCAGCGAGGTCGATGTGGTCGGCATCGCCACCGATCACTGTGTCCGGGCCACCGCGCTGGACGCGATCCGCGCCGGGCTGCGCACCCATGTCCTGCTGGACCTGACCGCCGGGGTGGCCGCGCACACCACCGAGCGGGCGCTGGAGGAGCTGCGGGCGGCCGGCGCCGAGCTGACCGGCAAGCCGGTGGTCCTCGGCGGCTAG
- a CDS encoding immune inhibitor A domain-containing protein: MRDNRTVFRSAALATAIAAIGAAALSSGVAAADAQGPSPVARRHDPAPERTVDHDLKGPFSDRQAAERKEALQQVISGDAKATVRGGSKVVKLGKSKYVELARQKTDKIFTILVDFGDKVDDTTMYDPDGDGPKPPVKKYGGDPGPAHNKIAKPDRATDNSTAWQKDFNQKHFQDLYFSHDKKKESLAKYYEKQSSGRYSVNGEVSDWVKVDANEARYGSNYCGQTNCASAWDLIRDGVNQWAKDQKAKGRTDAQIKADLSKYDQWDRYDHDGDGNFNEPDGYIDHFQIVHAGEDESAGGGVQKTNAIWAHRWYAYGTDAGKTGPGANKAGGTQIGDTGIWVGDYTMQPENGGLGVFAHEYGHDLGLPDEYDTTGTGESSVDFWSLMSGGSWLGTGKDNIGNLPGDMSAWDKLQLGWLNYGKAKAAKKSTHKLGVAEYNTKNKQAVVVELPAKKVKTDIVAPAEGSHQWWSDMGNDLKNTMTRPVDLTGKSKAALTLKGWWDIEKDYDYLYAEVSTDGGSNWTALDGTANGKAIPRDGSDKPALTGTVAAYQDLAYPLDAYAGKKIDLRFRYQTDGGTAQKGFAADSIGVTADGKALFSDNAESGDNGWTSKGFSRIGASFTKDYAQYYLAENRQYVSYDKTLKVGPYNFGWTTAKPGWVEHFPYQNGVLIWLWDTSQPDNNVGQHPGYGQILPVDAHPKAERWADGKLMRNRFQSYDSTFTRYRTDALTLHKDGKQVKVTSKPGVTLFDDRHGVYYDKANPTGGVIVPDTNTRIKIAKEARDGSSVTLQVGPAGK, translated from the coding sequence GTGAGAGACAACAGAACGGTGTTCAGATCGGCCGCCCTGGCCACGGCAATCGCCGCGATCGGGGCGGCCGCTTTGTCTTCGGGGGTGGCCGCGGCCGACGCGCAGGGACCGTCGCCCGTGGCCAGGCGCCATGACCCGGCCCCCGAGCGGACCGTGGACCACGATCTCAAGGGGCCCTTCAGCGACCGGCAGGCGGCCGAGCGCAAGGAAGCGCTCCAGCAGGTCATCTCCGGTGACGCCAAGGCGACCGTGCGGGGCGGTTCCAAGGTCGTCAAGCTCGGCAAGAGCAAGTACGTCGAGCTCGCCCGGCAGAAGACCGACAAGATCTTCACCATCCTCGTGGACTTCGGTGACAAGGTCGACGACACCACGATGTACGACCCGGACGGCGACGGCCCCAAGCCGCCGGTGAAGAAGTACGGCGGCGACCCCGGCCCGGCGCACAACAAGATAGCCAAGCCGGACCGTGCCACGGACAACAGCACGGCCTGGCAGAAGGACTTCAACCAGAAGCACTTCCAGGACCTCTACTTCTCGCACGACAAGAAGAAGGAGTCGCTGGCCAAGTACTACGAGAAGCAGTCCTCGGGCCGCTACTCGGTCAACGGCGAGGTCTCCGACTGGGTCAAGGTCGACGCGAACGAGGCCCGCTACGGCTCCAACTACTGCGGCCAGACCAACTGCGCCAGCGCCTGGGACCTGATCCGCGACGGCGTCAACCAGTGGGCCAAGGACCAGAAGGCCAAGGGCCGCACCGACGCCCAGATCAAGGCCGACCTGTCCAAGTACGACCAGTGGGACCGCTACGACCACGACGGCGACGGCAACTTCAACGAGCCCGACGGGTACATCGACCACTTCCAGATCGTGCACGCCGGCGAGGACGAGTCCGCGGGCGGCGGCGTCCAGAAGACCAACGCGATCTGGGCGCACCGCTGGTACGCCTACGGCACCGACGCCGGCAAGACCGGTCCGGGCGCCAACAAGGCGGGCGGCACCCAGATCGGCGACACCGGGATCTGGGTCGGCGACTACACCATGCAGCCGGAGAACGGCGGACTCGGCGTCTTCGCCCATGAGTACGGCCATGACCTGGGCCTGCCGGACGAGTACGACACCACGGGCACCGGCGAGTCCTCGGTGGACTTCTGGTCGCTGATGTCGGGCGGCTCCTGGCTCGGCACCGGCAAGGACAACATCGGCAACCTGCCCGGCGACATGAGCGCCTGGGACAAGCTGCAGCTGGGCTGGCTCAACTACGGCAAGGCGAAGGCCGCCAAGAAGTCCACCCACAAGCTGGGCGTCGCCGAGTACAACACCAAGAACAAGCAGGCGGTGGTCGTCGAACTGCCCGCCAAGAAGGTCAAGACCGACATCGTCGCGCCCGCCGAGGGCTCCCACCAGTGGTGGAGCGACATGGGCAACGACCTCAAGAACACCATGACCCGGCCGGTGGACCTCACCGGCAAGTCCAAGGCGGCGCTGACGCTCAAGGGCTGGTGGGACATCGAGAAGGACTACGACTACCTCTACGCCGAGGTCTCCACCGACGGCGGCAGCAACTGGACGGCGCTGGACGGCACCGCGAACGGCAAGGCCATCCCGCGCGACGGCAGCGACAAGCCCGCCCTGACCGGCACCGTCGCCGCCTACCAGGACCTCGCCTACCCGCTGGACGCCTACGCGGGCAAGAAGATCGACCTGCGCTTCCGCTACCAGACCGACGGCGGCACGGCGCAGAAGGGCTTCGCGGCCGACAGCATCGGCGTCACCGCCGACGGCAAGGCGCTCTTCAGCGACAACGCCGAGAGCGGCGACAACGGCTGGACCAGCAAGGGCTTCTCGCGCATCGGCGCGTCCTTCACCAAGGACTACGCGCAGTACTACCTCGCCGAGAACCGCCAGTACGTGTCGTACGACAAGACCCTCAAGGTCGGCCCGTACAACTTCGGCTGGACCACCGCCAAGCCGGGCTGGGTGGAGCACTTCCCGTACCAGAACGGCGTGCTGATCTGGCTGTGGGACACCTCGCAGCCGGACAACAACGTCGGCCAGCACCCCGGCTACGGCCAGATCCTGCCGGTCGACGCGCACCCCAAGGCCGAGCGCTGGGCCGACGGCAAGCTGATGCGCAACCGCTTCCAGTCCTACGACTCGACCTTCACGCGTTACCGGACCGACGCCCTGACCCTCCACAAGGACGGCAAGCAGGTCAAGGTCACCTCGAAGCCGGGCGTGACGCTCTTCGACGACCGGCACGGCGTCTACTACGACAAGGCGAACCCGACCGGTGGTGTGATCGTCCCTGACACCAACACCCGGATCAAGATCGCCAAGGAGGCCCGGGACGGCTCCTCGGTGACGCTTCAGGTCGGCCCTGCCGGTAAGTAA
- a CDS encoding RDD family protein — translation MSTDQPRPGSGEPPEDDPFLKKPQEPPAGGAPRNSAPRENGTPRNHAPRGNGTGGNGTGAGAGGTPPPGGQPPPGGTPPPGGTPPPGGTPPPGGTPPPGGTPPPYAGAPYGSGPYAGDPYGGQPGPADPLAGMPPLANRGRRLVARIIDAIIIGVPVSVIMTLIVGGVDYFSTDSVEAGRQSTVSGVTMLAYLIYEGLMLSSRGQTLGKMAMKIRVAMLSNGSIPTAQAGWTRAAVYTLPEIVPCCGFIFWLVNVLWCTWDQPYHQCLHDKAAKTVVVSTQAQAQAQTQAQTQA, via the coding sequence ATGAGTACCGACCAGCCCCGGCCCGGTTCCGGTGAGCCGCCGGAGGACGACCCGTTCCTGAAGAAGCCGCAGGAGCCCCCGGCGGGCGGCGCTCCCCGTAACAGCGCGCCCCGTGAGAACGGCACCCCTCGCAACCACGCGCCGCGCGGCAACGGTACGGGCGGCAACGGCACGGGCGCCGGTGCAGGCGGCACGCCGCCTCCGGGAGGCCAGCCGCCTCCGGGCGGGACTCCGCCGCCGGGAGGTACCCCGCCCCCCGGTGGCACCCCGCCTCCGGGTGGCACCCCGCCTCCGGGTGGCACCCCGCCGCCCTACGCGGGCGCCCCGTACGGCAGCGGCCCGTATGCCGGTGACCCCTACGGCGGGCAGCCCGGCCCGGCCGACCCGCTGGCCGGTATGCCGCCGTTGGCGAACCGCGGGCGCCGGCTCGTGGCGCGCATCATCGACGCGATCATCATCGGGGTACCGGTATCCGTGATCATGACGCTGATCGTCGGCGGGGTGGACTACTTCAGTACCGACAGCGTGGAGGCGGGCAGGCAGTCGACGGTATCGGGCGTCACCATGCTGGCGTATCTCATCTACGAAGGGCTGATGCTCTCCAGCCGCGGCCAGACCCTCGGCAAGATGGCGATGAAGATCCGGGTGGCGATGCTCTCGAACGGCTCGATCCCCACCGCGCAGGCGGGCTGGACCCGGGCCGCGGTCTATACGCTGCCGGAGATCGTGCCGTGCTGCGGCTTTATCTTCTGGCTGGTCAACGTCCTGTGGTGTACCTGGGACCAGCCGTATCACCAGTGTCTGCACGACAAGGCGGCGAAGACCGTGGTGGTGTCCACCCAGGCCCAGGCCCAGGCCCAGACACAGGCCCAGACACAGGCATAG
- a CDS encoding RDD family protein has translation MSAPTSGSAGGSPTPGFYPDPSIPGYIRYWNGAAWVPGTSRPAPAEGEAMPAPPPGVAPPSSPAIEETGPVFFDEEGAAGGSAVPAVRQSGEVETRPATGWDDPARLHGTGPEPAASWQADASRQAGYGAETDRRISWGSPDQAPAGTPSGAAPWGGVPPQREKGGAEAPAGEAPGATAPARSEGPSDGTVAIRAVNPAARRGSNSADQGTTAIRAVRPGAAQPPKGGETMAIRVADGGRTPSAAPGDASPQSLPSVGDRQQGSPAPQQTPSPAPRNQAAPQASQTPQHQASPTPAPSPAPRPAPQSPAQQTPGAQASAPSAGFPAQGGAAPAGSGAQGADADGVIPWKPPAAADPFSALAQAAQGHPAGLGRRLAARLIDTLVLGALTAAVAVPLWGTVTDHIDAKVEAAKQSGRQMTVYLVDGTTLPVFATILAVLLLGGALYEALPTLKWGRTLGKKLCGVRVLDIESHDTPALGAALRRWFVYSVLGVLVVGVLNVLWCLFDRPWRQCWHDKVARTFVAAG, from the coding sequence ATGAGCGCCCCTACCTCAGGATCCGCCGGCGGTAGCCCTACGCCAGGCTTCTACCCGGACCCGTCCATCCCCGGCTACATCCGGTACTGGAACGGTGCCGCATGGGTGCCGGGCACCAGCCGGCCCGCCCCCGCCGAGGGCGAGGCGATGCCCGCACCGCCGCCCGGCGTGGCCCCGCCCTCTTCCCCTGCCATCGAGGAGACCGGACCGGTCTTCTTCGACGAGGAGGGGGCGGCCGGCGGCTCCGCGGTGCCGGCCGTACGCCAGAGCGGCGAGGTCGAGACCCGTCCCGCCACCGGCTGGGACGACCCGGCCCGGCTGCACGGCACCGGCCCCGAACCGGCCGCCTCCTGGCAGGCCGACGCCTCCCGGCAGGCCGGCTACGGCGCCGAGACCGACCGCCGGATCTCCTGGGGCTCACCGGACCAGGCGCCCGCCGGCACTCCGTCGGGCGCCGCTCCCTGGGGCGGGGTGCCGCCGCAGCGCGAAAAGGGCGGCGCCGAGGCCCCGGCCGGCGAGGCGCCCGGTGCGACCGCGCCCGCGCGCTCCGAGGGCCCGTCCGACGGGACGGTCGCCATCCGGGCCGTGAACCCGGCCGCGCGCCGCGGCAGCAACTCCGCGGACCAGGGCACCACCGCGATCCGTGCGGTACGGCCCGGCGCCGCGCAGCCCCCCAAGGGCGGCGAGACCATGGCGATCCGGGTCGCGGACGGCGGCCGCACCCCGTCCGCCGCGCCCGGTGACGCTTCCCCGCAGTCGCTGCCGTCCGTCGGCGACCGGCAGCAGGGCAGCCCGGCGCCGCAGCAGACCCCGAGTCCTGCCCCGCGGAACCAGGCCGCCCCGCAGGCTTCACAGACCCCGCAGCACCAGGCTTCCCCGACCCCTGCGCCGAGCCCCGCGCCGCGTCCCGCCCCGCAGAGCCCGGCGCAGCAGACCCCCGGCGCGCAGGCTTCCGCCCCCTCGGCCGGCTTCCCGGCGCAGGGCGGTGCCGCACCGGCCGGATCCGGCGCACAGGGCGCCGACGCCGACGGCGTCATCCCCTGGAAGCCGCCGGCCGCCGCCGATCCCTTCTCGGCTCTGGCCCAGGCCGCGCAGGGCCACCCGGCCGGCCTCGGCCGCAGGCTGGCGGCCCGGCTGATCGACACGCTGGTGCTGGGGGCGCTCACCGCCGCGGTGGCCGTTCCCCTGTGGGGCACCGTCACGGACCACATCGACGCCAAGGTCGAGGCGGCCAAGCAGTCCGGCCGCCAGATGACGGTCTATCTGGTCGACGGCACCACCCTCCCGGTCTTCGCCACGATCCTGGCCGTCCTGCTGCTCGGCGGTGCGCTCTACGAGGCGCTGCCGACCCTCAAGTGGGGCCGCACCCTGGGCAAGAAGCTGTGCGGCGTACGGGTCCTCGACATCGAGAGCCATGACACCCCGGCCCTCGGCGCGGCGCTGCGGCGCTGGTTCGTCTACAGCGTGCTCGGCGTGCTCGTCGTCGGCGTGCTGAACGTGCTCTGGTGCCTGTTCGACCGGCCGTGGCGCCAGTGCTGGCACGACAAGGTCGCGCGGACGTTCGTCGCCGCCGGCTGA
- a CDS encoding SsgA family sporulation/cell division regulator — MHTVVERELELGLVVSPERSVPVPARLTYRTDDPYAVHVTFHIGSHSPVRWTFARELLVEGVFRPCGDGDVRVWPTKLDGRSLVCIELDSPDGRALLETPAPAVSAWLERTLRVVPPGSEQGHLNLDKGLSDLLAMAPTEATEDPRLGGSLPSDEAPEPGA; from the coding sequence ATGCACACCGTGGTGGAGCGAGAGCTGGAGCTGGGCCTGGTTGTGTCACCGGAGCGGAGTGTTCCGGTCCCGGCCCGGCTGACGTACCGGACGGACGACCCGTACGCCGTCCATGTCACGTTTCATATCGGTTCCCACTCCCCGGTCCGGTGGACCTTCGCCCGCGAACTGCTCGTCGAGGGCGTGTTCCGGCCGTGCGGCGACGGCGATGTACGGGTGTGGCCGACCAAGCTCGACGGGCGCAGCCTGGTCTGCATCGAGCTGGACTCGCCCGACGGCCGGGCCCTGCTGGAGACGCCGGCCCCCGCGGTCTCCGCATGGCTGGAGCGCACGTTGCGGGTGGTGCCGCCGGGATCCGAGCAGGGGCATCTGAACCTCGACAAAGGACTGAGCGATCTCCTCGCCATGGCGCCGACGGAGGCGACGGAGGATCCGCGGCTGGGCGGCTCGCTGCCCTCGGACGAGGCGCCCGAGCCCGGGGCGTGA
- a CDS encoding tetratricopeptide repeat protein, which produces MFFEAKDFTAAARILRGLVDEDPQPVAPRLLLARAYYHSARLGRAEAELRAVLDRDPVESYARLMLGRTLERQGRADEGAGQLRIAAALGADGA; this is translated from the coding sequence TTGTTCTTCGAGGCGAAGGACTTCACGGCCGCGGCCCGGATCCTGCGCGGCCTGGTGGACGAGGACCCGCAGCCGGTCGCCCCGCGGCTGCTGCTCGCCCGTGCCTACTACCACTCCGCCCGACTGGGGCGCGCCGAGGCCGAGTTGCGGGCCGTCCTGGACCGCGATCCGGTCGAGTCGTACGCCCGGCTGATGCTCGGCCGCACCCTGGAGCGCCAGGGGCGCGCCGACGAGGGCGCCGGGCAGCTGCGGATCGCGGCGGCGCTGGGCGCGGACGGCGCCTGA
- a CDS encoding NAD(P)/FAD-dependent oxidoreductase — MAATEATQAADEAYDVIVLGAGPTGENVADRAHAAGLSAVVVESELVGGECSYWACMPSKGLLRPVTARADARRVPGLMDAADVPLDAPAVLAHRDEVASYWKDDGQLRWLDSVGIDLVRGHGRLAGPRRVVVDGGRVLTARHAVAVCTGSRAVLPPVPGLAEARPWTSREATSAKAVPGRLVVVGGGVVGVEMATAWRALGSSVTLLVRGDGLLPRMEPFAGHLVAESLAEAGVFLRTGVEVREVRREAPGGPVTVLLDCGDEIVADELLIATGRTPRTEDIGLDSVGLTPGSWLDVDDSLRVTGVTGGWLYGVGDVNHRALLTHQGKYQARIAGAAISARARGVPILESDRWGAHAATADRLAVPQVVFTDPEAASVGLTAAAAEQAGYRTRVIDQDVAAVAGAYLYADGYRGRARMVVDLDREVLLGATFVGAGIAELLHSATVAVAGEVPLERLWHAVPSYPTISEVWLRLLEAYRG, encoded by the coding sequence ATGGCAGCGACGGAAGCGACCCAAGCCGCTGATGAGGCGTATGACGTCATCGTGCTGGGGGCGGGGCCGACCGGCGAGAACGTCGCCGACCGGGCGCATGCCGCCGGGCTGAGCGCGGTGGTCGTGGAGAGCGAACTGGTCGGCGGCGAATGCTCCTACTGGGCGTGCATGCCCAGCAAGGGCCTGCTGCGCCCGGTCACCGCCCGTGCCGACGCGCGCCGGGTCCCCGGCCTCATGGACGCCGCGGACGTGCCCCTGGACGCGCCGGCGGTGCTCGCCCACCGTGACGAGGTCGCCTCCTACTGGAAGGACGACGGACAGCTCCGCTGGCTGGACTCTGTCGGCATCGACCTGGTGCGCGGCCACGGCCGGCTGGCCGGGCCCCGGCGGGTGGTCGTCGACGGCGGACGGGTGCTCACCGCCCGGCACGCGGTCGCGGTGTGCACCGGAAGCCGCGCGGTGCTGCCCCCCGTCCCCGGGCTCGCCGAGGCCAGGCCCTGGACCAGCCGCGAGGCCACCAGCGCCAAGGCCGTGCCGGGCCGCCTCGTGGTGGTCGGCGGCGGCGTGGTCGGCGTCGAGATGGCCACCGCCTGGCGGGCACTGGGCTCCTCCGTGACGCTGCTGGTACGCGGCGACGGGCTGCTGCCCCGTATGGAGCCGTTCGCCGGCCACCTGGTCGCCGAATCGCTCGCCGAGGCCGGGGTCTTCCTGCGGACCGGCGTCGAGGTCCGCGAGGTACGCCGGGAAGCCCCGGGCGGCCCGGTCACCGTCCTGCTGGATTGCGGCGACGAGATCGTCGCCGACGAGCTGCTGATCGCCACGGGCCGGACGCCGCGCACCGAGGACATCGGCCTGGACTCGGTCGGCCTGACCCCCGGCTCCTGGCTGGACGTCGACGACAGTCTCCGGGTGACGGGCGTGACCGGCGGCTGGCTCTACGGCGTCGGCGACGTCAACCACCGAGCCCTCCTGACCCACCAGGGCAAATACCAGGCCAGAATCGCCGGCGCCGCCATCTCCGCGCGCGCCCGGGGCGTCCCGATCCTGGAGTCCGACCGCTGGGGCGCGCATGCCGCCACCGCGGACCGCCTCGCCGTCCCGCAGGTCGTCTTCACCGACCCCGAAGCCGCCTCCGTGGGCCTGACCGCCGCCGCGGCGGAGCAGGCCGGGTACCGCACCCGGGTGATCGACCAGGACGTCGCCGCCGTCGCCGGGGCCTACCTGTACGCGGACGGCTACCGCGGCCGGGCCCGGATGGTCGTCGACCTGGACCGCGAGGTGCTGCTCGGCGCCACCTTCGTCGGCGCCGGGATCGCGGAGCTGCTGCACTCCGCGACGGTCGCGGTGGCCGGCGAGGTCCCCCTGGAGCGGCTGTGGCACGCGGTGCCCTCCTACCCGACGATCAGTGAGGTGTGGCTGCGGCTGCTGGAGGCGTACCGCGGCTGA
- a CDS encoding ribosomal protein L7/L12 has translation MDYAPLIAAVFLLIGGSGFARASDLRAKRQDLRLRRLERKVDLLLAHAGISEPEDPRMAELDALLAQGKKIQAIKVHREVTGSGLVEAKEAVERRMR, from the coding sequence ATGGATTACGCACCCCTCATAGCAGCAGTGTTCCTCCTCATCGGTGGCTCCGGCTTCGCCAGGGCGAGTGACCTCCGGGCCAAGCGGCAGGACCTGAGGCTCCGGCGGCTGGAGCGCAAGGTGGACCTGCTGCTCGCGCACGCCGGTATCTCCGAGCCGGAGGACCCCAGGATGGCCGAGCTGGACGCCCTGCTGGCCCAGGGCAAGAAGATCCAGGCGATCAAGGTGCACCGCGAGGTGACCGGTTCAGGACTCGTCGAGGCCAAGGAAGCGGTCGAACGCCGGATGCGCTGA